One window from the genome of Leptospira johnsonii encodes:
- a CDS encoding DUF4405 domain-containing protein — protein sequence MKIKKEFVTPYLVFIFLTVGVTGVLMFFHILDDYTKVVHEFLGLSFVVFAILHIRMNWSNIKNYAKKRQLLLPSIAILILSVAFIVGGKIHGNLEDQILEKFAKSPVSDSFKLLNGDYQKAAEILKKNNIIIDDPSDSLEEISAKNKKSPEEIVELILK from the coding sequence ATGAAAATCAAAAAAGAATTCGTTACACCTTATTTAGTTTTTATCTTCCTTACCGTCGGGGTCACGGGTGTCTTGATGTTCTTTCATATCTTGGATGATTATACGAAAGTTGTTCATGAGTTCTTGGGGCTAAGCTTCGTTGTTTTTGCGATTTTGCATATACGAATGAATTGGAGTAATATCAAAAATTACGCGAAGAAGCGGCAACTTCTTCTTCCGAGTATTGCGATCCTTATTCTTTCAGTCGCGTTTATTGTTGGCGGGAAAATACATGGGAATTTGGAAGACCAGATTTTGGAAAAATTCGCAAAGTCCCCTGTATCAGATTCTTTCAAACTATTGAACGGAGACTATCAGAAAGCAGCAGAAATATTGAAGAAGAATAATATTATTATAGATGATCCTTCTGATTCTCTGGAAGAGATCAGCGCCAAAAATAAAAAATCTCCAGAAGAAATAGTAGAATTAATTTTGAAGTGA
- a CDS encoding transglycosylase domain-containing protein: MLETKVRTLTETKFECLSCGTVSRLPEGVPTGTVFKLTCYRCGQKALVKYVSSPLETIEEKQSPKEETPLPPVGPPTFQERERPAIHPIQKEVPKESPLAGILEGLQTKWQNWKESWSKNHSEDRPWFQRVRTETESPTAFHRPIKTLSERLLERGRRFQFPKFRPNIWLIVIPLPLALVFLIFFWMGVIQREAEVPGLLSIFYIHQPTVIYDRDGRKVSEIFGKKTSNLEWEAYPENLKRMVLLVEDRSFFSHGGIHYSSVLRAFFVNVISFRFKQGASTITQQLARILLNDREKSLGRKLKEAQLAYALESSLDKEKILLHYMNNVYLGHGAFGFASASEFYFGKKPKDLNVAEMIVLASLASAPNRYSPLKNPDLSSGRVEAILRSLENDGALKEDLRPTIQEIYQAFNTRSPGETVYGNRKDDSPYVTEHVRKFLQTMYPDTNIYESGGFSVYTTISQPVQAELQKVIKTHVENLLKSGQVRRNRLTENGKNADVNPFRNLVAELSPALELFIDTDRFVTGGDSGLQAAVVAVDPQTGDVLLLHGGTEFKSDNQFPRATGMYRQTGSTIKPILYSEAIDSGIANPATHILDAPLIYKNSVSNWMPENIGNQYDGDISLRIALAKSKNTAAVQIAEKLGLGEISSAFERFFFPEEKVLKNRFRRDLSLALGSLELSPLEMASAYSAFANDGNIIRPHLIEKVVDRAGNVVYQRKDQDEFNLKWPQTRKAITPPTAEIMVDLLHGSANHAGVRNTGYRGEVAGKTGTTNEHRDAWFVGVRPGISMAVWLGYDSPGFGMGSSALGGTIAAPLWGTIAKLFDSAESGDKEERKKYQYSQRAVSMDICPESGKLPGPDCPKKTSELFHPAHLPAETCPLTHKSDAKQELLKNVF; this comes from the coding sequence ATGTTGGAAACCAAGGTCCGCACTCTTACAGAAACTAAGTTCGAATGCCTTTCTTGCGGAACTGTTTCCAGGCTGCCGGAAGGAGTTCCTACAGGGACTGTTTTTAAACTCACTTGTTATCGTTGCGGGCAGAAAGCATTAGTCAAATACGTATCTTCTCCTCTTGAAACTATAGAAGAAAAACAATCTCCCAAAGAGGAGACGCCGCTACCGCCTGTTGGACCTCCAACATTTCAAGAAAGAGAACGACCTGCCATTCATCCCATTCAAAAAGAAGTTCCGAAGGAATCTCCGCTCGCCGGTATTTTAGAAGGTTTGCAAACCAAATGGCAAAATTGGAAAGAATCCTGGTCTAAAAATCATTCGGAAGATCGTCCTTGGTTCCAAAGAGTCAGGACCGAAACCGAATCTCCTACGGCTTTCCATCGTCCGATCAAAACCTTATCCGAAAGATTATTGGAGAGGGGAAGAAGGTTCCAATTTCCTAAATTCCGCCCGAATATCTGGCTCATTGTTATTCCATTACCTTTAGCATTGGTGTTCCTGATCTTTTTCTGGATGGGAGTCATCCAAAGAGAAGCAGAAGTCCCAGGTCTATTAAGTATTTTTTATATTCATCAACCTACAGTTATTTATGATAGGGATGGCAGAAAAGTTTCCGAAATTTTCGGTAAAAAAACCAGTAATTTAGAATGGGAAGCATATCCTGAGAATTTGAAAAGAATGGTACTACTTGTTGAGGACCGCAGTTTCTTTTCTCATGGTGGAATCCATTATTCTTCAGTGCTTCGTGCATTTTTTGTAAACGTAATTAGTTTTCGGTTTAAACAAGGCGCATCTACCATCACACAACAGTTGGCCCGTATCCTTCTGAACGATCGTGAAAAAAGTTTGGGAAGAAAGTTGAAAGAAGCCCAACTTGCCTATGCTCTCGAATCTTCCTTAGATAAAGAAAAGATCCTATTACATTATATGAATAATGTGTATTTGGGCCATGGAGCATTCGGGTTTGCAAGTGCATCCGAGTTCTATTTTGGGAAAAAACCGAAAGACTTGAATGTGGCAGAGATGATCGTTCTGGCTTCTTTGGCATCTGCTCCTAATCGTTATTCTCCATTAAAAAATCCTGATCTATCTTCCGGAAGGGTCGAGGCTATCCTCCGATCTCTGGAGAATGACGGAGCATTAAAAGAAGATCTAAGGCCTACGATCCAAGAGATCTATCAGGCTTTTAATACTCGTTCTCCGGGAGAGACAGTATATGGAAATCGTAAAGATGATTCTCCTTACGTAACGGAACATGTAAGAAAATTCCTGCAAACGATGTATCCGGATACGAATATCTATGAAAGTGGAGGATTTTCAGTTTATACCACAATTTCTCAGCCTGTTCAGGCGGAATTGCAAAAGGTGATCAAAACACATGTGGAAAATCTTTTAAAGAGCGGACAGGTTAGACGAAACAGGCTCACGGAGAACGGTAAAAATGCGGATGTAAATCCTTTCCGGAATTTAGTGGCGGAACTTTCTCCCGCATTGGAATTATTCATCGACACGGATCGATTTGTGACCGGAGGAGATAGCGGATTGCAGGCTGCAGTCGTAGCAGTGGATCCTCAGACAGGAGATGTTCTTCTTTTACATGGGGGAACGGAATTCAAATCGGATAACCAATTCCCAAGAGCCACCGGAATGTACAGGCAAACAGGATCCACAATCAAACCGATCCTGTATTCGGAAGCGATTGATTCAGGGATCGCAAATCCAGCGACACATATCTTAGATGCACCTTTGATCTATAAAAATTCAGTTTCGAATTGGATGCCTGAAAATATAGGAAATCAATACGACGGAGATATTTCTCTTAGAATAGCGTTAGCAAAATCCAAAAATACTGCGGCAGTCCAGATCGCCGAAAAACTAGGATTAGGCGAGATATCAAGCGCATTCGAAAGATTTTTCTTTCCTGAAGAGAAAGTATTAAAGAATAGATTTAGGCGAGATCTTTCTTTGGCATTAGGCTCCTTGGAGCTTTCTCCCTTAGAAATGGCTTCTGCATATTCTGCATTTGCAAACGACGGAAATATAATTCGACCTCATTTGATCGAAAAAGTGGTAGATAGAGCGGGTAACGTGGTTTACCAAAGAAAGGACCAGGACGAATTCAATTTAAAATGGCCCCAGACTCGAAAAGCGATCACACCGCCTACTGCGGAGATCATGGTGGACCTATTGCATGGAAGCGCAAATCATGCAGGCGTCCGCAACACAGGCTATAGGGGAGAAGTCGCCGGAAAAACCGGGACTACAAACGAGCATAGAGATGCTTGGTTCGTAGGAGTGAGACCTGGAATTTCCATGGCGGTCTGGTTGGGTTACGATTCTCCCGGTTTTGGGATGGGAAGTTCTGCGTTAGGCGGAACAATTGCCGCCCCTCTATGGGGAACAATCGCTAAACTATTCGATTCCGCAGAATCGGGCGATAAAGAAGAAAGAAAAAAATACCAGTACTCCCAAAGAGCGGTGAGTATGGATATCTGTCCTGAATCCGGAAAACTTCCCGGTCCGGATTGTCCTAAGAAGACCAGCGAATTATTTCATCCGGCCCATCTTCCTGCGGAAACCTGTCCTCTGACCCATAAGTCGGATGCAAAACAGGAGCTTTTGAAGAATGTTTTCTAA
- a CDS encoding LIC10920 family plasminogen-binding lipoprotein → MAFSKPFISKLFPAFVGLIASVAVLVSCNTGDTNKVDLTVTGTDGSTFPIQGEIDKDKTSNCGTAAPYSSSSSGTTTGTTTGTGSTTNLFTINSRMYFTTGAFVTLKFVYDATQNQGTVDAQQGFSFSGLPALGISPVVANYGKIFWGGSGVPVDTGTSSTQALSYLTVTLDLVGNKVTTGSAGLALTQCYTTDFINCTSATSSSMCYTQDGLKCYNTNTASGPTVSIKGDINCTSNAIPSGSSSTTGQ, encoded by the coding sequence ATGGCGTTCTCAAAACCGTTTATTTCCAAATTATTCCCTGCATTTGTCGGCCTAATCGCCTCGGTCGCGGTGCTTGTGTCTTGCAATACGGGTGATACTAATAAAGTTGATCTAACAGTTACCGGAACCGACGGCTCCACCTTCCCTATCCAGGGAGAGATCGATAAGGACAAGACCTCCAATTGTGGGACTGCAGCTCCTTATTCCAGTTCCAGCAGCGGGACTACTACAGGAACTACGACAGGCACAGGTTCCACTACGAATTTATTTACAATCAATTCCAGGATGTATTTTACTACAGGAGCATTCGTAACCTTGAAATTCGTTTACGATGCGACTCAAAACCAAGGGACTGTGGACGCTCAACAAGGATTCTCCTTCTCCGGTCTGCCTGCTTTGGGAATCTCACCTGTGGTAGCAAACTACGGAAAAATTTTCTGGGGAGGAAGCGGAGTTCCTGTGGATACTGGAACGTCTAGCACTCAGGCTCTTTCCTATTTGACAGTTACCTTGGATTTAGTCGGGAACAAAGTAACAACCGGATCTGCAGGTCTTGCTTTGACCCAATGTTATACTACAGACTTCATCAACTGTACTTCTGCAACTTCTTCCAGTATGTGTTATACCCAAGACGGTTTAAAATGTTATAATACGAATACTGCCAGCGGTCCTACTGTTTCTATCAAAGGTGATATCAACTGCACAAGTAACGCGATCCCTTCCGGGTCTTCCTCAACTACCGGCCAATAA
- a CDS encoding transglutaminase-like domain-containing protein: MQSSDSFFGTVPFPPDKIEDKFYQLEFSSLQDKSRIIKEIASMIPWQVRVQDIADELKDPTLRVFARSVSAAVHSERISYRYSILAEKGHPNHYDDLEEGVFLLSSVIDSDLSYLEFRTYLDKIAIRVEELVDLNEDLASDEVKVHFLTRVLSQEEGFGGNHDQYEDPNNSYLHKVFSSKKGIPISLSVIYLLVAHRLQLPLYGVNMPLHFLLHFESSEFQTYIDSYHGGVMLDRSTCIRFLKANGFQAHERYFTHASSLTILKRMFRNLIHIYRKKEDRDMEKILSRHLLALDNKWKP; the protein is encoded by the coding sequence ATGCAATCCTCCGATTCTTTCTTCGGTACAGTTCCTTTTCCTCCCGATAAGATCGAGGATAAGTTCTATCAGTTGGAATTTTCTTCTCTTCAAGATAAATCTAGGATCATAAAAGAGATCGCTAGCATGATCCCTTGGCAAGTTAGAGTTCAAGACATTGCAGATGAGCTAAAAGATCCGACTCTCAGAGTGTTTGCACGGTCTGTAAGTGCTGCGGTCCATTCGGAAAGGATCAGTTATCGTTATTCTATCTTAGCTGAGAAGGGTCATCCAAATCATTATGACGATCTTGAAGAAGGTGTGTTTCTACTTTCTTCTGTCATTGATTCGGATCTTTCTTATTTGGAGTTCAGAACGTACCTGGATAAGATAGCGATTCGAGTCGAAGAGTTAGTAGACCTGAACGAGGACCTCGCTTCCGACGAAGTCAAGGTGCATTTTTTAACCAGAGTGCTCTCTCAGGAAGAAGGTTTCGGCGGAAATCACGATCAATACGAGGACCCGAACAATTCTTATCTTCACAAGGTATTCTCTTCTAAAAAAGGGATCCCAATTTCTCTTTCAGTTATCTATCTGTTAGTGGCGCATAGATTACAACTCCCCTTATATGGGGTCAATATGCCTCTGCATTTTCTCTTACATTTCGAATCTTCCGAATTCCAAACGTATATTGATTCTTATCACGGCGGTGTGATGTTGGATCGTTCTACCTGTATTCGTTTTCTAAAAGCGAACGGATTCCAGGCCCATGAAAGATATTTCACTCATGCGAGTAGTTTGACAATTCTCAAAAGAATGTTTCGCAACCTCATTCATATCTACCGCAAAAAAGAGGACAGAGATATGGAAAAGATCCTTTCCCGTCATCTTCTTGCCCTGGACAATAAGTGGAAACCTTGA
- a CDS encoding polyprenyl synthetase family protein: MKAKGLKDLLVRKFDKKLKDIIDEDLRILAEIKEYTIRSGGKRIRPILHYCLCKILGYKGEKYSDVGAIAELIHAASLLHDDVVDEAQTRRGMPSVPSKFGNKTSILAGDYLLACGIDHLNSLGSPDLMDLFTTVIKDLSISELIQMEWEKNPKITLDIYNKVVYGKTASLFGAVSEAAGILAEVPKKTRKKLHEFGIRLGSLFQKQDDAIDYFQAGDQTGKIPLKDFRNGLYTYPILKLLEIADKNDKKLAHSLFAKEERSSDDDLVILSLLNRYNIRKSLNEEFVSDVEGLLGFLKSYPESNEGALVKEQFRKLMEV, translated from the coding sequence GTGAAAGCAAAAGGATTGAAGGATCTCTTAGTCCGTAAGTTCGATAAAAAACTAAAAGATATCATAGACGAAGATCTACGCATTCTGGCCGAGATCAAAGAATATACGATCCGTTCCGGAGGAAAAAGGATACGTCCTATTCTACATTATTGCCTTTGTAAGATCTTGGGTTATAAGGGAGAAAAATACTCCGACGTAGGTGCGATCGCGGAGCTGATCCATGCGGCAAGCCTTCTTCATGACGATGTGGTGGATGAGGCCCAGACTAGAAGAGGAATGCCAAGTGTTCCTTCCAAATTCGGGAACAAGACTTCTATCCTTGCCGGAGATTATCTTCTCGCCTGCGGGATTGACCATCTAAACAGCTTAGGTTCTCCGGATCTTATGGACTTGTTCACGACTGTGATCAAGGACCTTTCCATCAGCGAACTAATCCAGATGGAATGGGAGAAAAATCCCAAAATTACATTAGATATCTATAATAAAGTAGTCTACGGAAAAACCGCATCATTATTCGGAGCTGTCTCAGAAGCAGCGGGAATATTGGCAGAAGTTCCCAAAAAGACCAGAAAAAAACTCCACGAGTTCGGCATCCGCTTAGGTTCTTTATTCCAAAAGCAGGATGATGCGATCGATTATTTCCAGGCAGGAGACCAAACGGGAAAAATCCCTCTAAAAGATTTCCGCAACGGTTTGTATACATATCCTATCCTGAAGTTGCTGGAAATCGCGGACAAGAACGACAAAAAACTGGCTCATTCTTTATTCGCGAAGGAAGAAAGGAGTTCGGATGACGATTTAGTCATTCTCTCCTTATTAAACAGGTATAATATTCGAAAAAGTTTAAACGAAGAATTCGTTTCCGATGTGGAAGGTCTATTGGGCTTCCTAAAATCCTATCCTGAGTCCAACGAAGGCGCTCTTGTTAAAGAACAATTCCGCAAATTGATGGAAGTGTGA
- a CDS encoding transketolase has protein sequence MEDTKEIKIFANNIRKNVIKMVTAAKSGHPGGPLGLADIYAVLYKKVLNHKPSDPDWEDRDRLILSNGHVCAVRYAAMAQAGFFPESELLTFRNINSKLQGHPSTRYLKGIESSSGSLGQGLSISVGIALGARLSKKDYKVYACISDGECGEGMTWEAAQSAAHYKTDNLIAFMDKNGIQIDGFTKDVMNLEPLNKKFAAFGWNVLEADGHNIESIISAFEKAKSHKGSPTIILFDTVLGKGVSFMENNPGWHGTPPNAEQEKKALEELEQVTV, from the coding sequence ATGGAAGACACCAAAGAAATCAAAATATTCGCTAATAATATCCGCAAAAACGTGATCAAAATGGTCACTGCTGCCAAATCCGGTCACCCGGGAGGGCCTCTGGGACTAGCGGATATTTACGCAGTATTATACAAAAAGGTCCTAAACCATAAACCTTCCGATCCGGATTGGGAAGACAGGGACAGATTGATCCTTTCCAACGGGCATGTATGCGCAGTACGTTATGCTGCTATGGCCCAAGCCGGGTTTTTTCCTGAATCTGAACTTCTTACCTTTCGGAACATAAACTCCAAATTACAGGGACATCCCTCTACCCGTTATTTAAAAGGGATCGAAAGTTCTTCCGGGTCCTTGGGCCAAGGACTTTCCATTTCAGTCGGGATCGCTTTGGGAGCGAGACTCTCTAAAAAAGACTACAAAGTATATGCATGTATTTCTGACGGAGAATGTGGAGAAGGTATGACCTGGGAAGCAGCTCAATCCGCTGCTCATTATAAAACCGATAACTTGATTGCGTTTATGGATAAGAACGGGATACAGATCGATGGATTTACCAAAGACGTAATGAATCTGGAGCCTCTTAACAAAAAGTTTGCTGCATTCGGATGGAATGTATTAGAAGCAGATGGTCATAATATCGAATCCATTATTTCGGCTTTCGAAAAGGCAAAGTCTCATAAAGGCTCTCCTACCATTATCCTTTTTGATACAGTACTAGGAAAAGGTGTCTCCTTCATGGAAAATAATCCAGGATGGCATGGAACTCCTCCAAATGCTGAACAAGAAAAGAAAGCATTGGAAGAATTAGAACAAGTAACCGTTTAA